From a single Pseudorasbora parva isolate DD20220531a chromosome 17, ASM2467924v1, whole genome shotgun sequence genomic region:
- the nanp gene encoding N-acylneuraminate-9-phosphatase, with amino-acid sequence MESRGVLTIIFDLDNTLVDTAGAGRVAIQKVYELLKSTSVQESHIRDICECYLQKLHHESFDPSEGKTIDDVRIHHWYEALQETQGTDPDPDLATSCYYTWKNTRLQALTLSPEVRSLLEQLQKNYKLLLLTNGDAQTQWEKIETVRCEGLFSVVVVGGDHPEQKPAHSIFTHCFKSAGVRPKDCIMVGDSLSTDILGGINAGVRATVWINSDCKSLPQGSVTPDYTIPNVLNLHDVLAELMLK; translated from the exons ATGGAAAGTCGAGGAGTTTTAACGATTATATTTGACTTGGATAACACGCTGGTCGATACAGCTGGCGCAGGACGAGTTGCCATTCAGAAG GTATATGAGCTGCTGAAGTCGACATCTGTGCAGGAAAGCCACATCAGAGACATCTGTGAGTGCTATTTACAAAAGCTCCATCATGAATCGTTCGACCCATCAGAAGGAAAAACAATAGATGATGTGAGGATCCATCACTGGTATGAAGCCCTACAGGAGACGCAGGGCACTGATCCCGATCCCGATCTGGCCACCAGCTGCTACTACACATGGAAGAACACACGTTTACAGGCGCTGACTCTGTCTCCTGAGGTTCGATCTCTCCTGGAACAACTGCAGAAAAACTACAAACTGCTTCTGCTCACCAACGGCGATGCTCAGACCCAATGGGAGAAGATCGAAACGGTGAGATGTGAGGGTCTCTTTAGTGTGGTGGTAGTTGGAGGAGATCACCCTGAACAGAAACCGGCGCACTCCATCTTCACTCACTGCTTCAAGTCTGCGGGAGTTCGGCCAAAGGACTGCATCATGGTGGGAGATTCTCTCAGTACAGACATCCTGGGAGGCATTAATGCAGGAGTGCGGGCAACTGTATGGATAAACAGTGACTGTAAATCTCTCCCGCAGGGCTCTGTGACTCCAGACTATACCATACCTAATGTACTGAATCTGCATGATGTTCTAGCTGAACTGATGTTGAAATGA